Genomic segment of Burkholderia pyrrocinia:
ATGGCGAGGACGAAGAAGGAGTGCCTCCCTCACAATATTTTAGAGCGGTATGAAACGCAGGGGCCGCTGAGGCGGCCCTTCGCGCGTTTACGAGCCGGCGACGATTGTGCGAGAGGACGCGGAAGACGAATCTCGCTGCCGGTCGCACAGCGTGTTCACACGCTGCCTGAGCGGTATCAATGGCAGGCGGTGTCAAATTACCTGCACGAGTCGGAAAGCTTCGTTTCGCTGGCGCGACTGGACGAGACGCTGGTTGAGGCCGCGTTTCTTGCGACGGGTACCGATGGTCGATTCGTGCAGGTGCCGCCCAAGACACGGCACACGACACTGTTTTATCAGAACGATCACCTGGGTACGCCGCAGGAATTGCTGGACGATTCGGGCAAGGTCGTGTGGCTCGCGCGCTACAAGGCATGGGGCGGCAGGAAGGAAAACTGGTGGGAACTGCGCGACTCTGCCGAAGCGCTCACCCCGATCCGCTTCCAAGGTCAGTACTATGACGAGGAAACGGGGCTACACTATAACCGGCATCGGTATTACGATCCGGCCACCGGGCGCTTCATCTCGAAAGACCCGATCGGGCTGCAAGGCGGGCTCAACGTCTATCAGTACGCGCCCAATCCGGTTGAGTGGGTTGATCCTTTGGGCCTGGCAAAAATGCCTGGCGGAGTAGGTAGAAAGCCAGCATCAAGCAAGCCGAACCAGAACGCGAAATGTCCCTGCAGGAAAGAGTGGGAAGTCAATCGGGTTGATCGAATTTGCGAAGGGAGGCTGAACGGGACAAGTGTCAAGTATTACCGCGACCCTGATACCGAGTTGTGGTGGTCTGCCGATACAGAGGGGCATGGCGGCTCAGCGTGGAAGGTGATGGCGCAGGTAGGTAACGATCTCGTCCATAAGCAAGATGCTGATATCTACGGCGATTACATGGGGAAGCACAAAGGCGAAACTGGCAAATCAATGACAATGAAGAACATGAAATGCCGGGATGCCAAAGGGGGGGGGACCAATGATCCATAGCGCCGATGAATTCAAGCGATACGCTGAAAGCGACAACGAGGAAGAATTTGCAAAAATTCATGATTCGGCATCCGACGATGTATGGTTCGAGGTTCTATCAAAGTACCCCGAACTTTCTCGTCAAGTCGCTTTCAATAACACAATCTCAATGAACGTATTGGAACGCCTGTCGTTAAGTGAAGACAACGAAGTTCGTTGGGATGTGGCGACAAAACGAAGGATCAGTCGTCCTATTTTTGAGCGCTTGGCATGTGATTCCGATGCCAGTGTCAGGCATAGGATTGCCTGTAATGCAAAGGTGCCAGAAGATATATTGGCTCGCCTTGCTTCTGACGACGATGAGATGGTCGCAGAGGCGGCTAAAAAGAGGTTGAAGATTTGATAGTTGCTGCGTAAGGCTGTTGCACCGTTGCACCTGTTGCACGTGCAGCCAGCTTGTACTCCGGCGGGGCGTCGTCGCTGGGCGTCGAGACGTTTGCGTTCGATCCGGCCGGCAACGTGCTGAAGACCACCGAGCGGGACGACCATGGCCTGGATGCGGGCAACCGGCAGCCGGCGCTGCTCGACAACCTGCTGAAGGACTACGCGGGCACGCATTACGCGTACGACGAGCAAGGTAACCTGCGCGAGCGCACCACCCACGGCACGAAGACGGTGTTCGGCTGGGACAGCTTCAACCGGATGGTGTCGGCGCGTACTCAGGAGATGGACGCGCGCTACGTGTACGACGCGCTGGGGCGGCGGATCGCGAAGGTGACCGAGCCGCAGCTGCACGCGCATCCGATGGCGGGCAGCAGCTATGCGCAGATGGAGCGCCAGCGGCTGAAGCAGGCGCACGGCTATGGGCTGACGCTGTACGGGTGGGACGGCGACACGCTGGCGTACGAGACGGCGTGGGAACAGCGCACGACCACGCACTACGTGTACGAGCCGGGCAGCTTTACGCCGCTGCTGCAGGCAAGCGGGCCGATGGCGGGTGGGGACAATGTGCCACCGCGGCTGACCTCGGTGGCGTACTATCATTGCGACCAGATCGGCACGCCGCAGGAGCTGAGCGACGGCGCGGGCACGCTGGCGTGGAGCGCGCATTACCGGGCGTGGGGCGAGGCGAAGGAGGCGATCAGCGAGGCGGCGAGGAAGGCGGGGATTCGGAATCCGATCCGCTTCGCGGGTCAGTACTTCGATGCCGAGACGGGGCTGCACTATAACCGGCACCGCTATTACGATCCCGCCACCGGCAGGTTCATCAGCAGGGATCCGATCGGGCTGCGCGGCGGGTTCAATGTCTATCAGTACGGGCCGAACCCCATCGGGTGGATTGACCCGCTGGGGCTAACGCCATGCCCCGGACGCAGAGGCGCATTCCGCCAGGCCAAGCGCGATCTAGGAATCCCGCTAAATCAACAACCTGATAAGGTGCTCAATCAGAAAGCTGGTCAGATGGGGCAATATAATCAAGTCATGATGACTGGCTCTGACGGTTCGCCGGCGCTAGACAAGAATAATCAGCCGATTTGGACAAGGGAGTATCAATTTACTCGTCCAGACGGGAGTGTGGTCTTGATCCAAGATCATGCCGCTGGGCACTACTTCGGGGAAGCAGGCGTGGGTGACCAAGGCCCGCATTTCAACGCTAGACCATGTGAAAATCCGCGCACAGGTAAAGTTCCTGGCACGCAAGCACATTATCCGTTTGGAGAATAACCGTGAACCTCGTGGATCTTGCTGGTGCAGAACTGTTGCGTCGAGTATTTAGCTATAGCCCGACGACAGACAAGATTGATTTGTTTGATGTCTCCCTGAAGAGAGACGGAAAAACATTCGTGGCGAACTTTGATCTTGTTGATCAGATTCCCGATCGTCCTCCGGGAAAATGGAAGAACTTTAATCGATGTCGGGTGGGAATTTATTGTGCGGCGATTAGTGGGTTGCACCTGATGGGCTGGGAGGCGAGGAATATCTCAAGCCTGAGTATCGATAAGTCGCCGGAAGGGTATGAAATTCGAATTTGTGGGGAATCAGTGGATATTAAATTTCGTTGCCAGTTTATTTCGCTTGTTGGGCCGACAGTCTATCTTGACGAAGAGTAGGTTTGTGTCCGGCCCGGTAGCATGGGTCGTATCACAACAACGAAACGGGGCTCGCCTATAACCGGCATCGTTATTACGATCCGAGCACCGGGCGCTTCATCAGCAGGGACCCGATCGGGCTGCAAGGCGGGCTCAACGTCTATCAGTACGCGCCCAACCCGATAAGCTGGATTGATCCGCTCGGCCTGAGCAACTACATTCCTGCGCCCAAGAACTTGCCCGGCTTTCCCGATGCGGTACGGGTTCCGCCGAAAACACCTGTTCTAGGAGTTCCAGGGAAAAAGCGCGCTCGATGGAAAGAACCCAAGGGCTGTATCTGTGAGTGGGACTATCAGCATGGAGAGGTAGAGCGATACGATAAGCGCGGTAACCACATGGGAGCATTTGATCCAAATTCGGGGGAGCCGATTTCGGGCAAAGGCCCCGTGCCAAGCCGGAGGGTGGAGCCATGACCCAACATCCCGTTCAGCGCTTTATCTCTCGATTTGAGAAGGACAATGAATTCTCGTATGTCGAGATTCCGTTTGTTATCGGCCCGTCCTTGGAGGAACTGCAAGATATATGCGGATTTGAGAGGGATGATCTGATGTATGAGGAGGTCGAGTTGGACGACGAGAAACTGCAGAAGCTGCGAAGGTTCGTCGCGTCTGATTTCGATACGAGCCAGTACATCTACTACTTGTCATGCGTTGATGACGCTGCCGAGTAAGTAACGAAGGGCCGGCCGAGCGCCGGGATTGTCGTTTCTGGCGCGCTGATCGATGTTCATCTGGCCTTCATTCAATGCGCCAGTGAGGTCTGGTGCGAAGTGTCAGTGATTGCAAGGAATCGCGTCCTGGCGAAAAAATGCCGAGGTGCTGGTGTAGCATGGCGCGAAGGCTTGCTGGGCATGGGATTGCGGCCCGTGCGCGGGGCGTTTGCGTCCAGGTGAATAGATCAGGGCCAGTATCAGGATGAGGAGGCGGGGCTCTGCTATAACCGGCATCGATATTACGATCCGGGCAGCGGGCGGTTCATCTCGAAGGACCCGATCGGGCTGGCCGGTGGGTTCAACGTCTATCAGTACGCGTCCAACCCGATCAGTTGGATTGACCCGCTGGGACTTGCAGGCAGGCCCTTTGGAACTGGGAAAGGACAGCATACTGCAACCGTTGAAGTGCGAGATTCGACAGGCAACTCGAGGAGTTGCACTACGATGCAAAGTGGGAACATGACGCCCGAAGAGGCTGCGCTTGGGTTCCCCCGAAGTACTCTCGCGACACACACCGAGAATCGGGCAATGCGCCAGGTAGCAATGAACCCCGGGGATACGGTCACCATCAGAGGGCAATATCCGCCTTGCAAGTCGTGCAAGGGAGCCATGAACAGAAAAGCTGCCGAAGTCGGCTGCACAGTTAACTATCTTTGGCCTGAAGGCGAATGGAGTACAAACGGTGGGTAATGAATCGAACATGCTGCTGTTCAGAGCTGCCGTGACCGCCATTTATACGGAGGATGGCGTGCTGACCGTGGCCTTTGCTGACAGCACGTCGGCTGAACCGGAGAACTATTTGATCCTTCAGCAGGAGGTTCCGCGAGCCGAAACTGATGAATCGGACGATTACTATTTTGAGATCAGCGATCGATCTATATCCGGCGAGGGCGGGTTTCAACGGGCTTATTTTGAGGGCGATGACCTGGTCATTCTCTTCGCGGAAGAGCTTGTGAGAAAGCATTCGAACCAAGGGCTAAGGATCATAGGTGTCAAATCAACGTGTGACGTGGTAGAACTGCGGACCGCTCTGCACGATGTATTCGATAAGACCAAGTGCTATTTTGACGCGTGACCAAGAGCTGTAGGAGGTGAGCTTCTCAGCGCGCAACGGCTTCGCTGTAGATCGAGTCTAGTGGCGCCAAAGGAGCACGTAGACGGGGCTGCACTATAACCGGCATCGGTACTACGATCCGACGTCGGGACGGTTCATTAGCAAGGACCCGATCGGGCTGGCCGGTGGCATCAACGTCTACGCGTATGCGCCCAACCGGGTCACGTGGACTGATCCGCTTGGCCTTCGTAAGCGCGCGGGATGTCCCGGCAAGTTTCATTCGTTCCACGACTTCGATGTACCGGACGAGAAGCTGTTCGCTAGCGATGGTGTGCAGTTCCGACTAGCTAACAAGGCCTTGATTGAGCGAATGAACACTGACCCGGGTCTCCGTCAAGATATCCTCTCGCGCAATCCGGCACTTCTCGAATGGTCGAAGAAACCCAACGACCTTGGGAGCAGCCCGCCGGGGATGACGTGGCACCATAACGACGAGGTTGGTAGATTGAATTTGGTAGACCGAGGCGATCATGCCGACAATCACGGCATCTACCATCCAGATGGCACAGGTGGCCGGGACAAGTGGGGCGGAGGGCTTCCCGGTCGGAAAGGAAAATTGGACGCTGCTACAGGATGTCCATTATGAGCAACTTCGTTGTGAACGCGTTTTATAAGATCGAGGATTTAGTCTGTCTGGTCAAAGACAAGAAAGATCGGGACGCCATCTACATGATTTACGTCCAGAAGGATGTGGATGATTTACTGCCCGGCATGGAGGTTTACGTCGGTGATGTGCCAGATTTCGATGAAGACGACAACGAGGTGTTCCCGGAGTCCGTGACAACGTTGGGGCTTGAGCGTGGCTATATGCGAGAGCAGTTCCAAGACGTCATCGATCTGGCATACAAGCAGAAGCCAGCCGCTTCGACGGAAGAGGTTATTCGCTGCCTCAATCACTATGCGCGGTTCGACGATTTCTTAGATCTGCACTGATTGATGAGCAGGGAACCGAACCCGGCCGAGCGCCGGGTTTGTTGCTTCCGGAACGTTGATCTGCGAGATCGCGCTGGAGATCCGCCGGGCAGGTTTCAAAGGGCCTGTCCTTTTGGCACGATATGGAACGTGGGGATTGCGTAGGAAATTTCCGCTTACATACCGGGGATGGCGCAAATTGGTACGATCAACGCCGCAGATTTCAGCGTACAGGAATTTCATGAAAACAACGAACACGATGGTGCTGTTTTGGCGCACTGCAGAAATCTATTCGAACTGGCATCCGGCAGCTTTTGCCGATGCCGGCATCAAATTTTCGAACAGCGAGCAGTACATGATGTGGCGCAAGGCCGCGCTGTTCGGCGACCAGCAGAGTGCGGCGGCGATGCTGTCGGTCAGCGACCCGAAGAAACTCAAGGATATGGGCCGTGCGGTGAAGGGCTATCAGGAAGAAGTCTGGGAACGCGAGCGCGTCGACGTCATGATTCGTGGTTGCTATCTGAAATTCTCGCAGAACCCCGCGATGCGAGACGAACTGCTCGCGACCGGCGATCGTCTTCTCGTCGAGGCGAGCCCTTACGACACCATCTGGGGTATCGGTCTGGATGAAGGTGACCCGCGAGCACTGGATCAGGGGCAGTGGCGTGGGCGAAACCTTCTTGGTCACGCGCTCATGCAGGTGCGGCAAATGCTTCGCAACGAAATTGAAAAATCGGCGACAGCATGACTGTGCATTTCGTCAAGCGTTGACCGGTCGCTACGAGAGCGCTACGAACGAATTCGACGATGTAATCGGATCGGGGGTATGCTGGTTCCGCTCAGCCATGCCTAGGCTGGGCCGCCAGCGCTGCCGGCAGCACGACGTTCATCAGGTGATCGGCACGCGACAGCAGATCGGTCACGCGCTCGTCGAGCCCGCGCAGTTGCGCGGGTTGCATCCGGATCTGCTGGACGGCCTGCCCGACGATGTTGCGTCGATCGAACAGCGTGCGCTCGACGCCCGCGTCGTCCGGCACGCGCACGACGTCCGCCACCGCGCTCAGCGCCGCGAGTACGACCACGAGGTTCTCTTCCGCATGGCGGACCTTCGCGGCAAGCTCCTCGGTGCGGCGCGGGAAGAAGCCGAGCGACTGCTTGAGCGCGCCGAGCGCCGCACGGTAGTCGACATGGCCCGACGCCGCGCCGAACCAGCGTTCGAACATGCCGGCCTTGCGCGTCGCCTGCGCGAGCATGCCGGCCATCATGTCGGCCGCGCCGAGTTCGTTGAATTCGCGGGTCGTCGCCGCGACGGCTTCGACGAGGTTGCCCGCCGTCTCCAGCGCGCCGTCGCCGATCGTCGCGACCGTCGCGAGCTTGAGCGGCACCAGTTGCCGGATGTGCCGCTCGATGCGCGGCGCGTAGTCGGGATAGAGATTCGGGAAGCTGGCCTGCGCGGCGCGGAAGCACGATTCGAGCAGCGGGTGGTTCGATTCGCCGAACAGCGCGCGGCCGACCGCATCGGCGGGCGCTGTGCGCATGGCCTGGTCGACCGCCGGCCCGAAGTCGAGCGCCTGCGGCGCCGGCCGGTCGGGCGCGCGTGCAGCCGGCGCACCGGCCGCGGGCGGCGCGTCGAACGCAAGACGCCCGGGCGTGCGCTCGGGCGTCGTATCGAATTCGAGCCGCTTCGGCTCGTCGGACGGATTCGTCATCGCTGCATCCTGCCCGGCGCGGCGGTTTCCCGTACGCCGGGCTGCCGCCAATCAGACCGCGCCGCCGTACGCGCGCACGAAGTCGCCGAGGCCACGGTTGTAGCCGGCACCGACCGCCTTGAACATGAAGTGGCCGTCGCGGCGATAGAAGCTGCCGACCTGCACCGACGTCTCCATCGAGAAGTCTTCCTCGAGCGCGTACTTCGCGATCACCGTGCCCGACACCTCGTCGGCAATCTGG
This window contains:
- a CDS encoding colicin E3/pyocin S6 family cytotoxin, yielding MDPLGLSNYIPAPKNLPGFPDAVRVPPKTPVLGVPGKKRARWKEPKGCICEWDYQHGEVERYDKRGNHMGAFDPNSGEPISGKGPVPSRRVEP
- a CDS encoding DUF7716 domain-containing protein, coding for MSNFVVNAFYKIEDLVCLVKDKKDRDAIYMIYVQKDVDDLLPGMEVYVGDVPDFDEDDNEVFPESVTTLGLERGYMREQFQDVIDLAYKQKPAASTEEVIRCLNHYARFDDFLDLH
- a CDS encoding Imm10 family immunity protein, with the protein product MLLFRAAVTAIYTEDGVLTVAFADSTSAEPENYLILQQEVPRAETDESDDYYFEISDRSISGEGGFQRAYFEGDDLVILFAEELVRKHSNQGLRIIGVKSTCDVVELRTALHDVFDKTKCYFDA
- a CDS encoding RHS repeat-associated core domain-containing protein, with the translated sequence MYSGGASSLGVETFAFDPAGNVLKTTERDDHGLDAGNRQPALLDNLLKDYAGTHYAYDEQGNLRERTTHGTKTVFGWDSFNRMVSARTQEMDARYVYDALGRRIAKVTEPQLHAHPMAGSSYAQMERQRLKQAHGYGLTLYGWDGDTLAYETAWEQRTTTHYVYEPGSFTPLLQASGPMAGGDNVPPRLTSVAYYHCDQIGTPQELSDGAGTLAWSAHYRAWGEAKEAISEAARKAGIRNPIRFAGQYFDAETGLHYNRHRYYDPATGRFISRDPIGLRGGFNVYQYGPNPIGWIDPLGLTPCPGRRGAFRQAKRDLGIPLNQQPDKVLNQKAGQMGQYNQVMMTGSDGSPALDKNNQPIWTREYQFTRPDGSVVLIQDHAAGHYFGEAGVGDQGPHFNARPCENPRTGKVPGTQAHYPFGE
- a CDS encoding Imm50 family immunity protein; this translates as MNLVDLAGAELLRRVFSYSPTTDKIDLFDVSLKRDGKTFVANFDLVDQIPDRPPGKWKNFNRCRVGIYCAAISGLHLMGWEARNISSLSIDKSPEGYEIRICGESVDIKFRCQFISLVGPTVYLDEE
- a CDS encoding RHS repeat domain-containing protein, which codes for MARTKKECLPHNILERYETQGPLRRPFARLRAGDDCARGRGRRISLPVAQRVHTLPERYQWQAVSNYLHESESFVSLARLDETLVEAAFLATGTDGRFVQVPPKTRHTTLFYQNDHLGTPQELLDDSGKVVWLARYKAWGGRKENWWELRDSAEALTPIRFQGQYYDEETGLHYNRHRYYDPATGRFISKDPIGLQGGLNVYQYAPNPVEWVDPLGLAKMPGGVGRKPASSKPNQNAKCPCRKEWEVNRVDRICEGRLNGTSVKYYRDPDTELWWSADTEGHGGSAWKVMAQVGNDLVHKQDADIYGDYMGKHKGETGKSMTMKNMKCRDAKGGGTNDP
- a CDS encoding DUF7683 domain-containing protein — encoded protein: MTQHPVQRFISRFEKDNEFSYVEIPFVIGPSLEELQDICGFERDDLMYEEVELDDEKLQKLRRFVASDFDTSQYIYYLSCVDDAAE
- a CDS encoding NADAR family protein — protein: MKTTNTMVLFWRTAEIYSNWHPAAFADAGIKFSNSEQYMMWRKAALFGDQQSAAAMLSVSDPKKLKDMGRAVKGYQEEVWERERVDVMIRGCYLKFSQNPAMRDELLATGDRLLVEASPYDTIWGIGLDEGDPRALDQGQWRGRNLLGHALMQVRQMLRNEIEKSATA